In Falsibacillus albus, a single window of DNA contains:
- a CDS encoding pseudouridine synthase: MRIDKLLANVGYGSRKEVKKLLKSGHIKLNDEVVKDPKTHVDPDEDTVSVNGEQVVYKEFIYLMMNKPPGVISATEDQHDETVIDLLEIEDSVRNPFPVGRLDKDTEGLLLITNDGQLSHQLLSPKKHVPKTYFAVIDQEVTDEDVKAFANGVVLDDGYETKPGDLKILKSGLRSDIELTIMEGKFHQVKRMFEAVGKNVIYLKRLSMGPLELDETLELGEYRELTEEEIDLLKNNRS, encoded by the coding sequence ATGAGAATCGATAAATTATTGGCCAATGTAGGATATGGCAGCAGGAAAGAAGTAAAAAAACTGCTTAAAAGCGGGCACATCAAGCTGAACGATGAGGTCGTCAAGGATCCCAAAACGCATGTTGATCCGGATGAGGACACAGTATCCGTCAACGGGGAACAGGTGGTATATAAGGAATTCATCTACCTGATGATGAACAAGCCCCCGGGAGTGATTTCTGCAACCGAAGACCAGCATGATGAAACTGTGATCGACCTGCTGGAAATCGAGGATTCCGTTCGGAACCCCTTTCCTGTGGGAAGGCTGGATAAGGATACGGAAGGGCTTCTTTTAATCACGAATGATGGGCAATTATCCCATCAACTGCTTTCGCCGAAGAAGCATGTCCCCAAAACGTATTTCGCCGTCATCGATCAAGAAGTGACGGATGAGGATGTCAAAGCATTTGCCAATGGAGTTGTCCTTGATGACGGATATGAGACAAAGCCAGGGGATTTGAAAATTTTAAAATCGGGCCTCCGCTCTGATATTGAATTGACGATCATGGAAGGGAAATTCCATCAAGTGAAGCGGATGTTTGAAGCGGTAGGGAAGAATGTCATTTATTTAAAGCGGCTTTCCATGGGACCGTTGGAGCTGGATGAAACCCTTGAACTGGGGGAATACAGGGAATTGACCGAAGAAGAAATCGATTTGCTGAAAAATAATCGATCCTGA
- a CDS encoding DeoR family transcriptional regulator: MKPSTNRMLTRIKSVYMFIKEHGTVSTQDLVDEFGITPRTIQRDLNVLEYNDLVESPSRGKWSTTEKRVKMSS, encoded by the coding sequence TTGAAACCTTCAACAAACCGTATGTTAACCCGGATTAAATCAGTCTACATGTTCATCAAGGAACATGGTACTGTGTCTACTCAAGATTTGGTAGACGAATTCGGCATCACACCTCGAACTATTCAAAGAGACTTAAATGTATTAGAATATAATGATTTAGTCGAGAGTCCAAGTAGAGGAAAATGGTCAACCACTGAGAAACGAGTTAAGATGTCATCATAA